In the Leptospira limi genome, one interval contains:
- a CDS encoding transglycosylase domain-containing protein, with the protein MIWNFILRIKTLFFLIPIIGGIWFVLRPIQIDDFKKEVTTRILSKDGKLIGRTQNHTLSKQDWVPITEYPKFVSEIVCIAEDKRFFSHHGIDPFAIINSLYSFFITKQNRGGGSTITMQLVRIYHANIRSYPIIIRKSFEVLEALRFELWLTKQQILEAYLNSVSIHSNSVGFPSASLTLFEKNVRFLSLDETVYLTILIRKNVSNEDEIKFRYNQLRVKIPFSIPILNDPNELVQTKLQKKMQNYDDSFTGENQHFLNWIRSLHLDPKEEMVSTISSELNAEIHSIVNSELNVLKKWNVNNASAIILEKESNQNSALSLVAMIGSKNFFEDGIGMVNGTIAFRDAGSTLKPLLYALAIDQNIYSINSILVDEKYSYSLGTGENYLPRNADLRYWGNLTLAEALANSRNIPAVTTIQLVGVPNFYRFLKLAGFENLKQSPSFYGPGLALGTGGASLLQLSQVYGAFMLGGILPKIKIGSINGKSIFYGESHPLVSEETAEEIKFILNDSKLRQKAFGKRSYLNYPFPVSVKTGTSKDYRNSWTIAFNDRYVVGAWVGNFSGEKTMDVSGSFGAGRIVQNIFRLLMKEKDKKQYAPKLTEVRSFCKISGKLANSNCPSVVLNVRKKITNLLPCEELHNNKDSSIVGVGFVYPGQSQVFLYHPGFEREKQNIPIRIREYQTLKDPKLIWNQTIQVKLSGTGEGNVSIQRGKHSLELFDGPEIKANVQFEVK; encoded by the coding sequence GTGATTTGGAATTTTATACTTAGAATCAAAACCTTATTCTTCCTGATACCTATCATCGGAGGAATATGGTTTGTTTTAAGACCAATCCAAATTGATGATTTTAAAAAAGAAGTAACAACACGTATTTTATCCAAAGATGGTAAATTGATTGGTAGAACTCAAAATCATACATTGTCCAAACAAGATTGGGTTCCAATAACCGAGTATCCAAAATTTGTTTCAGAAATTGTTTGCATTGCAGAAGATAAACGATTTTTTTCACATCATGGGATTGATCCTTTTGCTATAATCAATTCGTTATATTCATTTTTCATTACAAAACAAAATCGCGGTGGTGGTTCCACCATCACGATGCAGCTGGTTCGAATTTATCATGCAAATATTCGATCGTATCCTATTATCATTCGTAAATCATTTGAAGTTTTGGAAGCCCTTCGTTTTGAATTGTGGTTAACAAAACAACAAATTTTAGAAGCTTATTTAAATTCAGTATCAATCCATTCTAATTCTGTTGGATTTCCTTCTGCTTCCCTTACTCTTTTTGAAAAAAATGTACGATTTTTATCCTTAGATGAAACAGTTTATCTAACAATTTTAATTCGAAAAAATGTTTCGAACGAAGATGAGATCAAATTTCGATACAACCAATTACGAGTCAAAATTCCATTCTCAATACCAATCCTAAATGATCCAAATGAACTAGTTCAAACCAAACTGCAAAAGAAAATGCAAAATTATGATGATTCATTCACTGGTGAAAATCAACATTTTCTCAATTGGATCAGAAGCTTACATTTGGATCCAAAGGAAGAAATGGTATCAACTATTTCATCTGAATTAAATGCTGAAATCCATTCTATTGTAAATTCAGAACTAAATGTATTAAAAAAATGGAATGTAAATAATGCATCGGCAATCATTTTAGAGAAAGAATCAAATCAAAATTCTGCCTTATCACTTGTAGCAATGATTGGATCTAAAAATTTTTTTGAAGATGGAATTGGAATGGTAAATGGGACAATTGCATTTCGTGATGCTGGAAGTACATTAAAACCATTGTTATATGCATTAGCAATTGATCAAAATATATATTCTATCAATTCAATTCTAGTGGATGAAAAATATTCATACTCATTGGGAACAGGAGAAAACTACCTTCCGAGAAATGCGGACCTCCGTTATTGGGGAAATTTAACATTAGCAGAAGCTTTGGCAAATTCTCGTAACATACCGGCCGTTACTACCATCCAATTGGTTGGTGTTCCTAATTTTTATCGATTTTTAAAGTTAGCGGGATTTGAAAACTTAAAACAATCTCCTAGTTTTTATGGGCCTGGACTCGCTTTAGGAACGGGAGGTGCTAGTCTATTGCAACTTTCGCAAGTCTACGGTGCTTTTATGTTAGGTGGAATTCTTCCAAAAATTAAAATTGGGAGTATCAATGGAAAATCAATATTTTACGGTGAATCACATCCTTTGGTATCTGAAGAAACAGCCGAAGAGATTAAATTTATACTCAATGATTCAAAACTAAGACAAAAGGCATTCGGGAAAAGAAGTTATTTAAATTACCCATTTCCGGTCTCAGTCAAAACGGGAACCTCCAAAGATTATAGAAATTCTTGGACTATTGCATTTAATGATCGCTATGTGGTAGGTGCTTGGGTTGGAAATTTTTCTGGCGAAAAAACAATGGATGTTTCAGGTTCCTTTGGTGCTGGAAGAATTGTACAAAATATTTTTCGATTGCTTATGAAGGAAAAGGACAAAAAGCAATATGCACCTAAACTAACAGAAGTTCGATCATTTTGTAAAATTTCAGGTAAATTGGCAAATTCCAATTGTCCTTCGGTTGTTTTGAATGTTAGAAAAAAAATAACAAATCTGCTTCCATGTGAAGAGTTACACAATAATAAAGATTCTTCCATAGTTGGTGTAGGATTTGTGTATCCGGGACAAAGCCAAGTTTTTTTATACCATCCTGGATTTGAACGAGAAAAACAAAATATTCCAATTCGGATCCGTGAATATCAGACCTTAAAAGATCCCAAACTAATTTGGAACCAAACGATACAAGTGAAGTTATCAGGAACAGGGGAAGGAAATGTTAGCATTCAAAGAGGAAAACATAGTTTAGAATTATTTGATGGACCAGAAATAAAGGCAAATGTTCAATTTGAAGTTAAATAA
- a CDS encoding NAD(P)H-binding protein, protein MKVFVYGGSGLVGGYLVKELQKKGHEVFAGSRKPEAQTKETNLNWVVADSKDPKKGIEILESVDAAFFLSPPGETNQYEILSPWIEKAKQVGLKKIVLMTAMGVDHAPPEAPFRKTEILLEGSGLSWNIIRPNWFMQNFHTFWIAGIKQDQKIYFPGGNANVSFIDARDIASVASVLLTTNDFQKQALTLTGKESIDHYQVAKNLSSVSGKNIEYNDVDPKVFENSLVSAGLSKDYAAFLVMIAGALKEGFSAPIIDTVKQITGNDPISFQKYAEDHASAWK, encoded by the coding sequence ATGAAAGTATTTGTATATGGTGGATCAGGTCTTGTTGGTGGGTATCTCGTCAAAGAATTACAGAAAAAAGGTCATGAAGTTTTTGCTGGTTCTAGAAAACCGGAAGCACAAACAAAAGAAACCAACCTGAATTGGGTGGTAGCAGATTCAAAGGATCCCAAAAAAGGGATAGAAATTTTAGAATCAGTGGATGCTGCATTTTTTTTAAGCCCTCCTGGTGAAACAAACCAATATGAAATTCTTTCTCCTTGGATTGAAAAAGCAAAACAAGTTGGATTGAAAAAAATTGTACTGATGACAGCGATGGGAGTGGACCATGCACCACCAGAAGCACCTTTCCGAAAAACAGAAATCTTATTAGAAGGATCTGGCCTTTCTTGGAACATCATAAGACCAAATTGGTTTATGCAAAACTTTCATACGTTTTGGATTGCAGGCATCAAACAGGATCAAAAGATTTATTTTCCTGGAGGAAATGCAAATGTTAGTTTTATAGATGCGAGAGACATTGCATCCGTTGCTTCCGTACTATTGACTACTAATGATTTTCAAAAACAGGCACTCACACTCACTGGAAAAGAATCCATTGATCATTACCAAGTAGCAAAGAATTTATCGTCTGTTAGTGGGAAAAACATTGAATACAATGATGTTGATCCAAAGGTTTTTGAAAATTCTTTGGTATCCGCTGGACTATCAAAAGATTATGCGGCTTTTTTAGTGATGATTGCAGGTGCGTTAAAAGAAGGATTCTCAGCGCCTATCATTGATACTGTCAAACAAATCACTGGAAACGATCCAATATCATTTCAAAAATATGCAGAAGACCATGCGAGTGCTTGGAAATAA
- a CDS encoding SOS response-associated peptidase, with protein MCGRFGYTIIKLKDGTEKWIRLIQGTQVFDIQKVEDTFRKSPNFEYYPSSNAPVIHSLSNQGENTLELMQWGVQPNWSPKPIFNTREERLFSTSFWSSAAKHNRCIIPASFFNEWKSEKGTKIKYKIYPKSGESFCFAGIWGEIPNTSHQKFWFSILTQEGNSLMKEVHNSGGNQGRQPVHLTEDCWESWLDPRIKEENQIRNLIQAYPSEFIIAEPEINEPMLF; from the coding sequence GTGTGCGGGCGTTTTGGATATACCATTATCAAATTGAAAGATGGAACCGAAAAATGGATTCGATTGATCCAAGGTACCCAAGTTTTCGACATTCAAAAGGTAGAAGACACATTCAGAAAGTCACCAAACTTTGAATACTATCCAAGTTCGAATGCACCTGTCATCCATTCCCTTTCAAATCAAGGTGAAAATACATTAGAGTTAATGCAATGGGGGGTACAACCAAATTGGTCACCAAAACCAATTTTTAATACAAGAGAAGAACGATTGTTCTCTACGTCTTTTTGGTCTAGTGCTGCCAAACACAATCGGTGTATCATCCCTGCTTCTTTTTTTAATGAATGGAAATCCGAAAAAGGTACAAAGATTAAATATAAAATTTATCCAAAATCTGGAGAGAGTTTTTGTTTTGCAGGAATTTGGGGTGAGATTCCCAATACTTCCCATCAAAAATTTTGGTTTAGTATTTTGACGCAAGAAGGAAACTCTCTGATGAAGGAAGTTCATAACTCTGGTGGGAACCAAGGTCGTCAGCCAGTTCACCTAACTGAAGATTGTTGGGAAAGTTGGTTAGATCCTCGAATCAAAGAAGAAAACCAAATCAGAAATTTAATCCAAGCTTATCCTTCTGAATTTATCATTGCGGAACCAGAAATCAATGAACCGATGTTATTTTAA
- a CDS encoding TetR family transcriptional regulator produces MSRVQVIERSPKKRAVLEKDKLSKRTSIIQAAASLLQKKDWSELSMDEVAKRAKIAKGTLYLYFPTKEDLCLRIHSADYESWFMDLHEFLSKTPKMDANIFSNWFVNSMDRHTRFLKLLPIVPTILEKNASIQTIREFKSNLKTQINSVLPLLIHYFPFFTEQSGFLFLMQCHALAVGSWSHGFPSNQVKEAVKDSELEIFMLDYKKFLEMSILTLLKGHSGI; encoded by the coding sequence ATGAGTCGAGTGCAAGTCATAGAACGTTCACCTAAAAAGAGAGCTGTTTTAGAGAAAGATAAACTTTCGAAACGTACTTCGATCATACAAGCTGCTGCATCCCTACTCCAAAAAAAAGATTGGTCTGAACTTTCCATGGATGAAGTTGCAAAACGTGCAAAGATTGCAAAAGGTACTTTGTATTTATATTTTCCAACGAAAGAAGATTTATGCCTTAGGATCCATAGTGCTGATTACGAATCTTGGTTTATGGATTTACATGAGTTTTTAAGTAAGACTCCCAAAATGGATGCGAATATATTTTCGAATTGGTTTGTGAATTCAATGGATCGACATACACGTTTTTTAAAATTACTTCCCATTGTACCGACTATTTTAGAAAAAAACGCGAGTATACAAACCATTCGCGAATTTAAATCCAATTTAAAAACGCAAATCAATTCCGTTTTACCTCTACTCATCCATTACTTTCCTTTTTTTACAGAACAATCAGGGTTTTTATTTTTGATGCAATGCCACGCATTAGCAGTTGGATCTTGGTCACATGGTTTTCCCTCCAACCAAGTGAAAGAAGCTGTAAAGGATTCAGAATTGGAAATTTTTATGCTGGATTATAAAAAATTTTTAGAAATGTCCATCCTAACTTTATTAAAAGGACATTCTGGAATTTAG
- a CDS encoding DUF5329 family protein gives MKKFPALFFSFFLILFIIFEQPLVSEAKSCNTYSESEKIEILLKRIGNFNGNFIRNGDSHNAKDAENHLRYKLNEAKNSFFAPDPKDWTAKLFIDKVASKSFLSGTPYKIRYPNGKEILSSSWLYEELKKIETCL, from the coding sequence ATGAAAAAGTTCCCTGCTCTATTTTTTTCTTTTTTCCTTATCTTATTCATTATTTTCGAACAACCACTTGTTTCAGAAGCTAAATCCTGTAACACTTATTCTGAATCCGAAAAAATTGAGATCTTATTAAAAAGAATTGGAAACTTCAATGGAAACTTCATTCGAAATGGTGATTCACATAATGCAAAGGATGCAGAGAACCATTTACGTTACAAATTAAACGAAGCCAAAAATTCTTTTTTTGCTCCTGATCCGAAAGATTGGACTGCAAAACTTTTTATTGATAAAGTAGCATCAAAGTCATTTTTATCTGGTACTCCTTATAAAATCCGTTATCCAAATGGAAAGGAAATCTTGAGTTCGAGTTGGTTGTATGAAGAACTGAAAAAAATCGAGACTTGTCTTTAA
- a CDS encoding sulfatase-like hydrolase/transferase — MKHILKSQKYQWILFYLILFSFHFPGELIWSGWTYYHGVFLHILFLIGVILIVLKLLQFNFFVKNFTLLVFMVPLLLVLNYQWVYQTQFNFSLFGYAVQNLGFLRKDFFPFLHEWSMVHYFPFLILIFFFDPFLVFTRYRVNPTFLLLVVYLLLLFHSKLYVQTLPTIHQKQNLKQKVNQFINHIPNDTHIVMIVLEGVSRKHLIGVNSKFINFSYLENSHFLIPIPHTSKSLFTWMTGESQLNSSRIESTKQMEGESLPTLLKQKYFYETKMIYTQSIYFEGMNLFFPNVFQDVQDKTILEKKLGTPNDYFSWGMDDRVVLSEFKHLDLGSHPLFIMVGLSQTHSPYFSYSNRDVSLPKVLRHTKALEENINLIDELISFIKTNSNKETFLIITADHGESFGEGGAHAHNYSLYNQEIDVPFLMYKIQSNELYIPKLGSSIHYKETLLDLLQQEANRKENSQNFFSSKYKLDLVLKTWNSEIQRGLVFDQKKYIFHNDKDILYEMDLDEKNQKKILDPKLKDKLIKKMYEFMQN, encoded by the coding sequence TTGAAACATATTTTAAAATCACAAAAATACCAATGGATTCTTTTTTATTTGATACTATTTAGTTTCCATTTTCCAGGTGAGTTAATTTGGTCTGGATGGACTTATTACCATGGAGTTTTCCTCCATATTTTGTTTTTAATTGGTGTCATTCTAATTGTTTTGAAACTACTTCAATTCAATTTCTTTGTAAAAAATTTCACACTTTTAGTATTTATGGTGCCATTATTACTTGTGTTAAACTACCAATGGGTATACCAAACACAATTCAACTTTTCGTTATTTGGGTATGCGGTTCAAAATTTAGGATTCCTAAGGAAGGATTTTTTTCCATTTTTGCACGAATGGTCAATGGTACATTATTTTCCTTTTTTAATCCTCATCTTTTTTTTTGATCCTTTTTTGGTGTTCACGCGGTATCGTGTGAATCCAACTTTTTTGTTACTTGTTGTGTATTTATTACTATTGTTCCATTCAAAATTGTATGTTCAAACTTTGCCCACCATTCATCAAAAACAGAATCTAAAACAAAAGGTGAATCAATTTATAAATCATATTCCAAATGATACTCATATTGTAATGATTGTACTTGAGGGTGTTTCCAGAAAACACTTGATAGGTGTAAATTCAAAATTTATCAATTTTTCTTACTTAGAAAATTCACATTTTTTGATTCCAATACCACATACTTCTAAAAGTTTATTCACATGGATGACAGGAGAGTCACAGCTAAACAGTTCGAGAATTGAATCTACAAAACAGATGGAAGGAGAAAGTTTACCAACTCTTTTAAAGCAAAAATATTTTTACGAAACAAAGATGATTTATACTCAATCAATTTATTTCGAAGGTATGAATTTATTTTTTCCCAATGTATTTCAGGATGTCCAAGACAAAACTATATTAGAAAAAAAATTAGGTACTCCAAATGATTATTTCAGTTGGGGGATGGATGATCGAGTTGTGCTTTCAGAATTCAAACATTTGGATCTTGGTTCTCATCCATTATTTATTATGGTAGGCCTTAGCCAAACACATAGTCCTTATTTTAGCTATTCCAATAGAGATGTTTCGTTACCAAAAGTTTTACGACATACAAAAGCATTAGAGGAAAATATAAATTTAATAGATGAATTGATTTCCTTTATTAAAACCAATTCTAATAAAGAAACATTCCTCATCATTACAGCAGACCATGGTGAAAGTTTTGGTGAAGGAGGTGCTCATGCCCATAACTATTCTTTGTATAACCAAGAGATAGATGTTCCCTTTTTGATGTACAAAATACAATCTAATGAATTGTACATTCCAAAATTAGGTTCATCAATCCACTATAAAGAAACTTTATTGGATCTATTACAACAAGAGGCGAACCGCAAGGAAAATTCTCAGAATTTTTTTAGTTCCAAATACAAATTAGATTTAGTTTTAAAAACTTGGAATTCAGAAATCCAAAGAGGGTTAGTATTCGATCAGAAGAAATACATATTTCACAATGATAAAGATATTTTATATGAAATGGACTTAGATGAAAAAAATCAAAAGAAAATTTTGGATCCAAAATTAAAAGATAAATTGATAAAAAAAATGTATGAGTTTATGCAAAACTAA
- a CDS encoding YncE family protein gives MFPYFVTSVICFFFVGSLFAQTIESEFVYNTNFDVRPTFVESTNPYFVNGGKWIYIGKTADFDEPGIYFYDTTSKQKIYKSIPLEAYYLTHTTDFIGQIENKGKRLPLTIYEFLYYEEGNHRAGFILENKAKSSKTKKYYYVGWDLTANNIDVVEPIFEISEEDSKSFAQSSYIGYSEKDQAAYFTFAVDADLKDDVSEDVSAFIYKIQNQNLTKLKEYKSRFYPYTPEFHPESNQIVIAAYAEAFQNRDPLGYLLQLDTNTFQSFSIPSTPYGICFSKDGKTLYMAASDTGEVRIYNTGNLNDVKKTKWGTHGHRLGFWKEGELVWVRNSGLNIYDPKTLKQKKVIPTKKFYKNFVNVSGSVFLPFQKLLLRNILEDPKGGASSRILIAE, from the coding sequence ATGTTTCCATACTTTGTTACGAGTGTTATTTGTTTCTTTTTTGTTGGCAGTTTGTTTGCACAAACAATTGAATCGGAGTTTGTGTACAATACCAATTTTGATGTTCGACCAACATTTGTAGAATCAACTAATCCATATTTTGTCAATGGTGGTAAGTGGATTTATATTGGGAAAACTGCTGATTTTGATGAACCTGGAATCTATTTTTACGATACAACCTCAAAACAAAAAATTTATAAATCCATCCCATTAGAAGCATACTATCTGACGCATACCACAGATTTTATTGGCCAAATCGAGAACAAAGGCAAACGTCTCCCTCTAACTATCTACGAATTTTTATATTACGAAGAAGGAAATCATCGTGCAGGATTTATCCTTGAAAACAAAGCAAAATCATCAAAAACAAAAAAATACTACTATGTAGGTTGGGATTTAACTGCAAATAACATCGATGTGGTGGAACCTATCTTTGAGATCTCAGAGGAGGATTCAAAATCCTTTGCACAAAGTTCTTACATCGGTTATTCTGAAAAAGACCAAGCAGCTTATTTTACATTCGCTGTGGATGCAGATCTTAAAGATGATGTATCAGAAGATGTATCTGCCTTCATTTACAAAATTCAAAATCAAAACTTAACGAAACTAAAGGAATACAAATCTAGATTTTACCCGTATACACCTGAATTCCATCCAGAATCAAATCAAATTGTCATTGCAGCCTATGCAGAAGCGTTTCAAAATCGAGACCCACTTGGTTATTTATTACAATTAGATACCAATACATTCCAATCGTTTTCAATCCCTTCCACTCCTTATGGAATCTGTTTTTCAAAGGATGGAAAAACTTTGTATATGGCTGCTTCCGATACTGGTGAAGTGAGAATTTATAATACAGGCAACTTAAACGATGTCAAAAAAACGAAGTGGGGTACTCACGGCCATCGATTAGGATTTTGGAAAGAAGGGGAACTGGTTTGGGTTCGTAATTCTGGACTAAATATATATGATCCCAAAACATTAAAACAAAAGAAAGTAATCCCAACGAAAAAATTTTATAAAAACTTTGTGAATGTAAGTGGATCCGTATTTCTTCCGTTTCAAAAATTATTACTTAGGAATATTTTGGAAGACCCAAAAGGGGGAGCCTCAAGCAGAATTTTGATCGCTGAATGA